A genomic window from Zalophus californianus isolate mZalCal1 chromosome 13, mZalCal1.pri.v2, whole genome shotgun sequence includes:
- the LCNL1 gene encoding lipocalin-like 1 protein isoform X1 has product MMLQMLLIGWVFALLRVSLGQAQVPIQANFDASQFQGIWYVVGVVSDDQGFLDSKDNLKMPVVLVTPLPNGDLALKFGYSMPDGGCQKTDTTFTKGAVDGQFSNEGEKGRAGRAPEPGGARGPAGAAISAGSCPSAMAQTDIRVVSTDYKHFAVLYVEMQKGGVRNVWLQLYARAPELFPEGAQKMQQLVPQVGLNPSQGALLPRSDQCAGAFS; this is encoded by the exons ATGATGCTGCAGATGCTGCTGATCGGCTGGGTCTTCGCCCTGCTCAGGGTGTCCCTAGGCCAGGCCCAGGTCCCCATCCAGGCCAACTTTGATGCCAGCCAG TTCCAGGGCATCTGGTACGTGGTCGGGGTGGTATCGGATGACCAGGGCTTCCTGGACTCCAAGGACAACCTGAAGATGCCCGTGGTCTTGGTGACACCCTTGCCCAATGGTGACCTGGCCCTCAAGTTCGGGTACTCCAT GCCCGATGGCGGGTGCCAGAAGACAGACACAACCTTCACTAAGGGTGCTGTGGACGGGCAGTTCAGCAACGAGGGTgagaagggcagggcagggagggctccCGAGCCAGGCGGGGCTCGGGGGCCGGCCGGGGCAGCAATCTCAGCCGGCTCTTGCCCTTCAGCCATGGCGCAGACCGACATCCGCGTGGTGTCCACCGACTACAAGCATTTCGCAGTGCTGTATGTGGAGATGCAGAAGGGGGGCGTCAGGAACGTCTGGCTGCAGCTATACG CCCGCGCCCCAGAGCTGTTTCCCGAAGGGGCCCAGAAGATGCAACAGCTGGTACCCCAAGTAGGCCTGAACCCCAGCCAGGGCGCCCTGCTGCCCCGGTCAG ACCAGTGCGCTGGTGCCTTCTCCTAG
- the PTGDS gene encoding prostaglandin-H2 D-isomerase → MTALHTLWMGLVLLGVLGVLQTRAQAPVSLQPNFQQDKFLGRWFTSGLASNSSWFREKKNVLSMCMSVVAPTADGGLNLTSTFLRKEQCETRTLLLLPAGAPGCYSSTSPHWGSTHDVWVVATNYDEYALLYTTGTKGLGQDFHMATLYSRTQTPRAEIKEKFTTFAKTQGFTEDAIVFLPQTDKCMEEHK, encoded by the exons ATGACCGCTCTGCACACGCTGTGGATGGGGCTGGTCCTGCTGGGGGTCCTGGGAGTCCTGCAGACGCGGGCCCAGGCCCCCGTCTCCCTGCAGCCCAACTTCCAACAGGATAAG TTCCTGGGGCGCTGGTTCACCTCGGGCCTCGCCTCCAACTCGAGCTGGTTCCGGGAGAAGAAGAATGTGCTGTCCATGTGCATGTCCGTCGTGGCCCCGACCGCAGACGGAGGCCTCAACCTCACCTCCACCTTCCTCAG GAAAGAGCAGTGCGAGACGCGgaccctgctgctgctgccggcAGGAGCCCCGGGCTGCTACAGCTCCACCAGTCCCC ACTGGGGCAGTACCCACGACGTGTGGGTGGTGGCGACCAACTACGATGAGTACGCGCTTCTCTACACCACGGGCACCAAAGGCCTCGGCCAGGACTTCCACATGGCCACTCTCTACA gccgCACCCAGACCCCGAGGGCCGAGATAAAGGAGAAATTCACCACCTTTGCCAAGACCCAGGGCTTCACAGAGGATGCCATTGTCTTCCTGCCACAGACCG ATAAATGCATGGAGGAGCACAAGTAG
- the LCNL1 gene encoding lipocalin-like 1 protein isoform X3: MPVVLVTPLPNGDLALKFGYSMPDGGCQKTDTTFTKGAVDGQFSNEGEKGRAGRAPEPGGARGPAGAAISAGSCPSAMAQTDIRVVSTDYKHFAVLYVEMQKGGVRNVWLQLYARAPELFPEGAQKMQQLVPQVGLNPSQGALLPRSDQCAGAFS, translated from the exons ATGCCCGTGGTCTTGGTGACACCCTTGCCCAATGGTGACCTGGCCCTCAAGTTCGGGTACTCCAT GCCCGATGGCGGGTGCCAGAAGACAGACACAACCTTCACTAAGGGTGCTGTGGACGGGCAGTTCAGCAACGAGGGTgagaagggcagggcagggagggctccCGAGCCAGGCGGGGCTCGGGGGCCGGCCGGGGCAGCAATCTCAGCCGGCTCTTGCCCTTCAGCCATGGCGCAGACCGACATCCGCGTGGTGTCCACCGACTACAAGCATTTCGCAGTGCTGTATGTGGAGATGCAGAAGGGGGGCGTCAGGAACGTCTGGCTGCAGCTATACG CCCGCGCCCCAGAGCTGTTTCCCGAAGGGGCCCAGAAGATGCAACAGCTGGTACCCCAAGTAGGCCTGAACCCCAGCCAGGGCGCCCTGCTGCCCCGGTCAG ACCAGTGCGCTGGTGCCTTCTCCTAG
- the LCNL1 gene encoding lipocalin-like 1 protein isoform X2, translating to MMLQMLLIGWVFALLRVSLGQAQVPIQANFDASQFQGIWYVVGVVSDDQGFLDSKDNLKMPVVLVTPLPNGDLALKFGYSMPDGGCQKTDTTFTKGAVDGQFSNEAMAQTDIRVVSTDYKHFAVLYVEMQKGGVRNVWLQLYARAPELFPEGAQKMQQLVPQVGLNPSQGALLPRSDQCAGAFS from the exons ATGATGCTGCAGATGCTGCTGATCGGCTGGGTCTTCGCCCTGCTCAGGGTGTCCCTAGGCCAGGCCCAGGTCCCCATCCAGGCCAACTTTGATGCCAGCCAG TTCCAGGGCATCTGGTACGTGGTCGGGGTGGTATCGGATGACCAGGGCTTCCTGGACTCCAAGGACAACCTGAAGATGCCCGTGGTCTTGGTGACACCCTTGCCCAATGGTGACCTGGCCCTCAAGTTCGGGTACTCCAT GCCCGATGGCGGGTGCCAGAAGACAGACACAACCTTCACTAAGGGTGCTGTGGACGGGCAGTTCAGCAACGAGG CCATGGCGCAGACCGACATCCGCGTGGTGTCCACCGACTACAAGCATTTCGCAGTGCTGTATGTGGAGATGCAGAAGGGGGGCGTCAGGAACGTCTGGCTGCAGCTATACG CCCGCGCCCCAGAGCTGTTTCCCGAAGGGGCCCAGAAGATGCAACAGCTGGTACCCCAAGTAGGCCTGAACCCCAGCCAGGGCGCCCTGCTGCCCCGGTCAG ACCAGTGCGCTGGTGCCTTCTCCTAG